The DNA region AGGGCATCTTCAATTGACGCTTCAAGCATTTCTATGGGAATGCTAGAGAAACAGAATACTTAATATATCCAACATCTCTGTTTGCAAAACGTCTTTATTTCAGATAGGGGTAGAGGGAGGACATCCTCTAAGATACAGAGGGTTAAATACAAAGAATGGCACATTTCAGGCAATTTGAGAAATTTATCTccttttattaatattataaacAATATTCAAACATTATTTGAAAGAAGACAAGCAACTAGAGCAGGGAAGTTAAATTCTCTGAACTAAGGGTAACTGGGTAAATTTGCAAAACTGTCCACAATAAAGGGCCATGACATGGAATGCTAGTAAACAAGTCTAATTAAAGCTACAATTACAACTACAACTAAAGCTATACCTACAGCTGCAGCTACAGCTACAACTGCAACTAAAGCTACAGCTACAAGTACAATTACAGCTACAACTAAAGCTACAGCAACATTTACAAGTACAACTACAATTACAATTACAGCTACAACTACAACTAAACAACTACATTAAGCCCCAAATGACTAGGTTGGTCTCTTCAAGGTGTTCCAAGCAACCTCTCTGAACTTCGCTGTCATCTTTGAAGATGTGCAGGTGGAGCAGGTTTCTGCTCACAGACTTGGTCAGCAGCACTGTTGGAACTGGAAGGTGAAGGGCAAGGCCACTCAGAGATGTGCCTGCACAGCGAATCCATGTGCTGCATCTTCCTTCTGCAGGAACAGGAAAGCAGCTTCAGGATTGCAAGTGACAAATGTACCAGCTATGCAGAGTTCAGGTGGCTGCCATCAGGTGTGAcaccccagcacagctttgTGCAGGGAACTCCTCtcagtggctggagagcagcaccccAAGGCGAAATCGTAGCCGACCATAAGCTTGCCTTGCCTCTCTGTGGGCGGCCGGATCTCGGGCCAGGTGCTCAAAGAGGTTTGGTGGCACAACCCCTCGCATTGCTGGCGGCAAGCTGATCTCGGCAGGAAGCCTCTCATTGCCCAGCACAAAGTGCCTCAGGTGTTTCAGCTGCAGGCAGCGGTCCAGGTACGCCATGATGTCCCACAGCCGCCATGCAAATGCTCTCCTGTGCCACCGGGACAGCGGTACTGTGGTCAGCACGTGCATGACCACAGTCTTCCAGGTAGAGCTGGAAAAACCTGTGTCCCTCAGGATGCAGGTGAAGAGCTGCAGGCATTTCAGGTGCAAGCTCTCACACGGCAGCTGCCTGGCGATGTGCCGGAAGAATTTCGCCTCTGCCACAGCGTACGTCTCTGCCCACGCTGTGCTTGCAGTGATGGTGGCCTTGgtgggctggctgctcacaaagatGTCAGAGTCCCCTCGGCGCACCCCAAAGAGCATCTCCACCAtcaggctgtccctgcctttGCTTAGCTCCAATCGGCAGGACCGGCGGCAGGGCTGAAACACCACGTGCCATGAGTGCCACTGAGGCACTTGCAGCCACGAGCTTCTCACCAACTGGCAGAACCAGCGGGAGGTTTTTTCCATGTCCAGGTAGGAGCTGGTGCAGAGCGTCTCTAGGAGGCTGCGCTTCTGCTTCCGCCGCAGCTCCTCCCGCAAGTGGTGCAAGAAGCACAACGGCTTCTCTTCCACCTGCTCCTTCTCGCACGTGCACACCAGCTCCACACAGACGTTGAAGGTCCTGTCTGCCACCTGCCCTGCACTGTTCGGCGCCAGGTGGAAGGTGTGCCCTGGTGGGGGATTCAGTGGGACCAGCACATGGTACACCCCATCCCAGTCACGGGGACTCCAACCCTCAAAGGCACTGCCCACCCCGATGGCTTCTTGAGGCACTGGGTAGGGGGTATTGCTCACGCTGTCCACAAAGACACGCGTCAAGCTCTCCATCAGCTCAGCTGTTACTGAGCACCCTCTCTCCAGGTCCTCCACAGGCCACTCTATGCGGTCCACTAAAAGGATTCCTTGCTCATTCCCAGCATATCGGGTCTTTTCTCTGTCTTCCATTCCACCACTGCCACTTTCTCCCTTGCCACCATCATGgtcttctttttctctgcttctctgttcACTGGCATCGCTGCTTTCCTGCACCTTCACCTCCATACATTCTTCCCGTCCATCTACGCTGTCTTCGCCTTCATGTACATCATTGTTGCTGGCCTcacagctccttctgctgcaggtAAACCACAGGGCCAAAAGGAGCAGGACTCCAGCAACGACCCAAAATGGCCACTGCTGCAGGGCACCAGAGAGCACGGCTCCCCAGCCCTcgtcctgctgctccagctcctgcagcagccgaGCCATCTCGtggtccagcagctcctgacGCTCCTTCATTCGCCGGTGCGTGGCCTcatccagcccatccccagctggCTGGGGGTACTGGATCAGGCTTTGCACCAGCACGAAGATCATTGGTAGTAAAGCCATGGTCTGCAGGAGGACACACAGAAGGGGTTCAGTGGGGCCGGAATGGAGACAGACATGGGGCGCAGGAGCCGCAGGgatgtggcagaaggaaggacaggGCCCCGGCAGCTGGCGGGCGGCCAGGCCTGCACCGCTGCCCCAGCAAGCACCGCGCCCTCAGCGAGGCTCTGCCGCTGGGGCCGGGCCCTGCGTGCGGGGGCAGAATGCACGGCCCGGTACCggagctcctgccccaggccttctgcagcccctgccctcccccagccctgtctcCTCACTGCTGTGCGCTCACCGCTTGCCCAGGCTCTACTGGGGCAGCGGCACCCGCTGGGGCTTTTATACCTGCCCCCATTGTGACAGCCTGGGCAGCGGCACACGCTGGGGCCTTTTATACCTGCCCCCATTGTGACACGgcccctgtgctgtcacagaaCCCAGAGCGCATCACAGGCCTGCCCCGCCCGCCCTCCCCAGCCCGCTCAGGGAACTCATCATGGCCCTGGCCACCCAAAGCCACAACAGACACCAAGTGCAGACCCATCACTTGGGAACCTGGCAACCCCAGAACTTCCCTTGACAAAGGAGGCAAAAGGGCCCTGCCACGCAAttcttttcaaatgtaaatTTGGGTGACATGACCCAAGGATGTTTTCAGTATACAAGTGTATGCTTTTAGTTAATACCAGTGGgggatattttttaatattggtATTTTTACTTATTAGTTTTGGGGGAGGATGTCATGTAGGCTAATGCTGTGTTCCAGATTTCGTGAGAAATCTTCCTGAATGAAATCTAGGTTGCCTGGATGATGCACAGGAAGATTTAATACCATCCTAAAACGCCAAAAAACTTAATTACAAAATTCTGGTGCCTTCAATAGCCTCTTAGCTCTCAAACACTATAGTTCAACACCATATTAAATTTCAGCCATTTCATGGCATTTTCACTTCAGGATTCAAGGATATTTATGGGAATGCTTGAGAGGCAGCACAATATATCTAATATCTCTGTTTGCAAAAAGTCTTTATTTCAGATAGGGATATAGGAAGGATGCCCTCTAAGATACAGACATTTACATATGAAGAGTGACATTCCAGGCAATTTGAGAAACTTATCtccttttattaattttataaacGTCGATACACAAACATTATTTAAAAGCACACTGACAAATACAGTAGGATATCTAAATTCTCTAAACTCAGAGTAACTGGGTAAATTTGCAAAACAGTCTAAACCAAAGGGTGTCTAGAAGGAAAACTAATAAACAAGTCTAATTAAATCTACAATTACAACTACAACTAAAGCTATGCCTACAGTTACACGTACCGCTACAACTACAACTAAAGCTACCGCTACAACTACAACTAAAGCTACAGCTACAAATACAGCTACAACTACAACTAAACAACTACATTAATCCCCAACAGGCTAGGTTGCTCTCTTCAAGGTGTTCCAAGCAACCTCTCTCCACTTCACTGGCATCTTTGAGGATGTACAGGTGGAGCCAGTTTCTGCCTCACAGACTAGGTCAGCAGCACTGTTGGAACTGGAAGGTGAAGGGCAAGGCCATCCAGAGATGTGTCTGCACAGCGAATCCATGTGCTGCATCTTCCTTCCTcaggagcaggaaagcagctTCAGCATGGCCAGTGACAAATGTATCAGCTATGCAGAGTTCAGGTGGCTGCAATCGGGTGTGAcaccccagcacagctttgTGCAGGGAACTCCTCtcagtggctggagagcagcaccccGAGGCGAAATCGCAGCCGACCATAAGCTTGCCTTGCCTCTCTGTGGGCGGCCGGATCTCGGGCCAGGTGCTCAAAGAGGTTGGGCGGCACAACCCCTCGCATTGCTGGCGGCAAGCTGATCTCGGCAGGAAGCCTCTCATTGCCCAGCACAAAGTGCCTCAGTTGTGTCAGCTGCAGGCAGCGGTCCAGGTACGCCATGATGTCCCACAGCCGCCGTGCAAATGCTCTCCTGTGCCACCGGGACAGAGGTACTGTGGTCAGCACGTGCATGACCACAGTCTTCCAGGTAGAGCTGGAAAAACCTGTGTCCCTCAGGATGCAGGTGAAGAGCTGCAGGCATTTCAGGTGCAAGCTCTCACACGGCAGCTGCCTGGCGATGTGCCGGAAGAATTTTGCCTCTGCCACAGCGTACGTCTCTGCCCACGCTGTGCTTGCAGTGATGGTGGCCTTGgtgggctggctgctcacaaagatGTCAGAGTCCCCTCGGCGCACCCCAAAGAGCATCTCCACCgtcaggctctccctgcctttgcTTAGCTCCAATCGGCAGGACCGGCTGCAGGGCTGAAACACCACGTGCCATGAGTGCCACTGAGGCACTTGCAGCCACGAGCTTCTCACCAGCTGGCAGAACCAGCGGGAGGTTTTTTCCACGTCCAGGTAGGAGCTGGTGCAGAGCGTCTCTAGGAGGCTGCGCTTCTGCTTCCGCCGCAGCTCCTCCCACGAGTGGTGCAAGAAGCACAACGGCTTCTCTTCCACCTGCTCCTTCTCGCATGTGCACACCAGCTCCACACAGACGTTGAAGGTCCTGTCTGCCACCTGCCCTGCACTGTTCGGCTCCAGGTAGAAGGTGTGCCCTGGTGGGGGATTCAGTGGGACCAGCACACGGTACACCCCATCCCAGTCACGGGGACTCCAACCCTCAAAGGCACTGCCCACCCCGATGGCTTCTTGAGGCACTGGGTAGGGGGTATTGCTCACGCTGTCCACAAAGACACGCGTCAAGCTCTCCATCAGCTCAGCTATTACTGAGCAGCCTCTCTCCAGGTCCTCCACAGGCCACTCTATGCGGTCCACTAAAAGGATTCCTTGTTCATTCCCAGCATATCGGGTCTTTTCTCTGTCTTCCATTCCACCACTGCCACTTTCTCCCTTGCCACCATCATGgtcttctttttctctgcttctctgttcACTGGCATCGCTGCTTTCCTGTACCTTCACCTCCATGCATTCTTCCCGTCCATCTACGCTGTCTTCGCCTTCATGTACATCATTGTTGCTGGCCTcacagctccttctgctgcaggtAAACCACAGGCCCAAGAGAAGCAGGACTCCAGCAACGACCCAAAATGGCCACTGCTGCAGGGCACCAGAGAGCACGGCTCCCCAGCCCTcgtcctgctcctccagctcctgcagcagccgaGCCATCTCGtggtccagcagctcctgacGCTCCTTCATTTGCCGGTGCGTGGCC from Ammospiza nelsoni isolate bAmmNel1 chromosome 5, bAmmNel1.pri, whole genome shotgun sequence includes:
- the LOC132073060 gene encoding inositol 1,4,5-trisphosphate receptor-interacting protein-like 1 is translated as MALLPMIFVLVQSLIQYPQPAGDGLDEATHRRMKERQELLDHEMARLLQELEQQDEGWGAVLSGALQQWPFWVVAGVLLLLALWFTCSRRSCEASNNDVHEGEDSVDGREECMEVKVQESSDASEQRSREKEDHDGGKGESGSGGMEDREKTRYAGNEQGILLVDRIEWPVEDLERGCSVTAELMESLTRVFVDSVSNTPYPVPQEAIGVGSAFEGWSPRDWDGVYHVLVPLNPPPGHTFHLAPNSAGQVADRTFNVCVELVCTCEKEQVEEKPLCFLHHLREELRRKQKRSLLETLCTSSYLDMEKTSRWFCQLVRSSWLQVPQWHSWHVVFQPCRRSCRLELSKGRDSLMVEMLFGVRRGDSDIFVSSQPTKATITASTAWAETYAVAEAKFFRHIARQLPCESLHLKCLQLFTCILRDTGFSSSTWKTVVMHVLTTVPLSRWHRRAFAWRLWDIMAYLDRCLQLKHLRHFVLGNERLPAEISLPPAMRGVVPPNLFEHLARDPAAHREARQAYGRLRFRLGVLLSSH
- the LOC132073061 gene encoding inositol 1,4,5-trisphosphate receptor-interacting protein-like 1; the protein is MALLPMIFVLVQSLIQYPQPAGDGLDEATHRQMKERQELLDHEMARLLQELEEQDEGWGAVLSGALQQWPFWVVAGVLLLLGLWFTCSRRSCEASNNDVHEGEDSVDGREECMEVKVQESSDASEQRSREKEDHDGGKGESGSGGMEDREKTRYAGNEQGILLVDRIEWPVEDLERGCSVIAELMESLTRVFVDSVSNTPYPVPQEAIGVGSAFEGWSPRDWDGVYRVLVPLNPPPGHTFYLEPNSAGQVADRTFNVCVELVCTCEKEQVEEKPLCFLHHSWEELRRKQKRSLLETLCTSSYLDVEKTSRWFCQLVRSSWLQVPQWHSWHVVFQPCSRSCRLELSKGRESLTVEMLFGVRRGDSDIFVSSQPTKATITASTAWAETYAVAEAKFFRHIARQLPCESLHLKCLQLFTCILRDTGFSSSTWKTVVMHVLTTVPLSRWHRRAFARRLWDIMAYLDRCLQLTQLRHFVLGNERLPAEISLPPAMRGVVPPNLFEHLARDPAAHREARQAYGRLRFRLGVLLSSH